The Seriola aureovittata isolate HTS-2021-v1 ecotype China chromosome 2, ASM2101889v1, whole genome shotgun sequence genome has a segment encoding these proteins:
- the LOC130161019 gene encoding probable transmembrane reductase CYB561D1 isoform X1, which yields MRSDVEYSPVGEGLGMRDFWLYVWLRRASVIAAHVTGLGLTLIISLLSRPGTSLFSWHPVCMSVAYCLCMTEGILLFSAEGSPFCFKSRKGKVRLHWFCQALVLIASATGLGFMVASKNVSERPHLVTWHSLLGICTLATTVLQAACGICMIFPKLLRLSSSLPKLKLYHATCGLVVYLLATATVVLAMFSDWFQATVKGIAWWAFLLLPFFPALVVMNQITNAYLPRKKLTS from the exons ATGCGGTCTGACGTGGAGTACAGCCCGGTGGGAGAGGGGCTGGGGATGCGGGACTTCTGGCTGTACGTGTGGCTGCGCAGGGCGTCGGTGATAGCGGCTCATGTCACCGGCTTGGGCCTGACCCTCATCATCTCCCTCCTGTCCAGACCCGGAACCA GTCTGTTTTCTTGGCATCCGGTGTGTATGTCTGTTGCA TATTGTCTGTGTATGACTGAGGGCATACTCCTCTTCTCAGCTGAGGGCTCTCCCTTCTGCTTCAAATCCCGGAAGGGTAAAGTCCGTCTCCACTGGTTCTGTCAAGCACTGGTCCTCATAGCTTCGGCCACTGGGCTGGGCTTCATGGTGGCCAGTAAAAATGTGTCAGAGCGCCCCCACCTGGTAACCTGGCACAGTCTGCTGGGCATCTGCACCCTGGCCACCACTGTACTCCAAGCTGCTTGTGGTATATGCATGATCTTCCCTAAGCTGCTgcgcctctcctcctccctgcccaAACTGAAGCTGTACCATGCCACCTGCGGCCTGGTGGTCTACCTGCTGGCCACAGCCACCGTGGTGTTGGCCATGTTCTCAGACTGGTTCCAGGCCACGGTGAAAGGGATAGCCTGGTGGGccttcctcctgctcccctTCTTCCCTGCTCTGGTGGTGATGAACCAGATCACTAACGCCTACCTGCCCCGCAAGAAACTCACCAGCTAG
- the LOC130161019 gene encoding probable transmembrane reductase CYB561D1 isoform X2: MISPSHTHRHSEYCLCMTEGILLFSAEGSPFCFKSRKGKVRLHWFCQALVLIASATGLGFMVASKNVSERPHLVTWHSLLGICTLATTVLQAACGICMIFPKLLRLSSSLPKLKLYHATCGLVVYLLATATVVLAMFSDWFQATVKGIAWWAFLLLPFFPALVVMNQITNAYLPRKKLTS, from the exons ATGATTTcaccttctcacacacacagacacagtgaa TATTGTCTGTGTATGACTGAGGGCATACTCCTCTTCTCAGCTGAGGGCTCTCCCTTCTGCTTCAAATCCCGGAAGGGTAAAGTCCGTCTCCACTGGTTCTGTCAAGCACTGGTCCTCATAGCTTCGGCCACTGGGCTGGGCTTCATGGTGGCCAGTAAAAATGTGTCAGAGCGCCCCCACCTGGTAACCTGGCACAGTCTGCTGGGCATCTGCACCCTGGCCACCACTGTACTCCAAGCTGCTTGTGGTATATGCATGATCTTCCCTAAGCTGCTgcgcctctcctcctccctgcccaAACTGAAGCTGTACCATGCCACCTGCGGCCTGGTGGTCTACCTGCTGGCCACAGCCACCGTGGTGTTGGCCATGTTCTCAGACTGGTTCCAGGCCACGGTGAAAGGGATAGCCTGGTGGGccttcctcctgctcccctTCTTCCCTGCTCTGGTGGTGATGAACCAGATCACTAACGCCTACCTGCCCCGCAAGAAACTCACCAGCTAG
- the zbtb40 gene encoding zinc finger and BTB domain-containing protein 40, with protein sequence MMELPNYSSQLMQQLWALRKEGQFCDCTILVGDSPHRAHKLVLAASSMLFRSLLDSSDTISIDTAVVSSQEFGCLLDMVYTGKLPMGKHNVSRIVAAADNLQMFDVAVGFKNVLTSLVKQQPQVPVPVVSTQRSNLSMIHKAQTVNPEGSASSNKDDSASDKTELRAKLKEEDCQGDGDDADEPPCKRTCVEESPEPEEAKSSESAVEENSSTGDKVSSESASGLLEHSLQLVELLSSMSSVLELLSQAAQSSLEEQERQVVCKCCEEADPHSALETLMSRMREGQLSERSLVTLLRSVQQKAPSSFLPSLVSLLEEVERSTQEPNRGQGTVDSEQQNGRSEEKEGEEEEEENSKEETEDEDKDIKASTDSSSPPPSSSSSPSKPFSCRWCKKGFAYKCRMLAHVKRCPMSQECEQQCPQCPKKLANQRALQRHRAEAHRNTTRVKKKVACDLCGRTFAHPSGMIYHKRTEHFEEKPFACEECGAKFGANSSLKNHMRLHTGEKPYHCKHCDMTFSVAAALAYHTKKKHSEGKMYVCQYCKAVFAQSIELTRHVRTHTGDRPYVCRECGKGYSQASGLTVHLHTFHNLSEPHDCQKCCLSFSSLDEHRQHIQEFHPKEFHKCPTCNKVFTSAGLLDKHKGTHTGAKPFSCELCNKSYQQLSGLWYHNRTNHPDVFASHTRQLKTLVQCDVCFKFFPSATSVAKHRASEHQGSAAAAVQCPCCPAVLGGEEELQEHVSSQHIGQSSEALSCLLCSLVCSTQLELQEHLFSCHMDTQEEQEAGEEQASTSHTVISADPTDGEGAEPVTPEEQTQLAATQQVFVALAGGREGGSSAEVVEVNMYDLLNNSVTFICEDKPAGPQS encoded by the exons ATGATGGAGCTACCCAACTACAGCAGCCAGCTAATGCAGCAGCTGTGGGCCCTGAGGAAGGAGGGCCAGTTCTGTGACTGCACCATCCTGGTGGGAGACAGCCCTCACCGGGCACACAAACTGGTGCTGGCTGCCTCCAGCATGCTCTTCAG GTCTCTCCTGGACAGCTCTGACACCATCTCCATCGACACGGCTGTGGTTTCCTCGCAGGAGTTCGGCTGTCTGCTGGACATGGTCTACACTGGCAAGCTTCCTATGGGCAAACACAACGTCAGTCGCATTGTCGCTGCCGCAGACAACCTGCAGATGTTCGATGTGGCCGTTGGCTTTAAAAACGTCCTCACCAGCCTTGTGAAGCAGCAGCCCCAGGTCCCGGTCCCAGTCGTCTCGACACAGAGATCAAACCTCAGCATGATCCACAAAGCCCAGACTGTGAACCCTGAAGGTTCAGCCTCATCCAACAAGGATGACTCTGCTTCAGACAAGACGGAGCTAAGGGCCAAGCTGAAAGAGGAAGACTGTCAGGGAGACGGTGACGACGCAGACGAACCACCATGTAAAAGAACCTGTGTTGAGGAGTCCCCAG AGCCTGAAGAAGCCAAATCCTCAGAAAGTGCAgtggaagaaaacagcagcacaggagaCAAGGTGTCCAGTGAGTCTGCCTCTGGTCTTCTGGAACATTCCTTACAGCTCGTGGAGCTCCTCAGCAGCATGTCCTCTGTCCTGGAGCTGCTGAGCCAGGCAGCACAGAGCAGCCtggaagagcaggagagacag GTTGTGTGTAAGTGCTGTGAGGAGGCAGATCCGCACTCAGCGCTGGAGACACTGATGAGCAGAATGAGGGAGGGGCAGCTCAGTGAGAGATCGCTCGTCACGCTGCTCCGGAGCGTCCAGCAGAaagctccttcctccttcctcccatCACTGGTCtctctgctggaggaggtggagaggagcaCACAGGAGCCAAACAGAGGCCAAGGCACAG TTGACTCAGAACAACAGAACGGCAGAAGTGAAGAGAAGGAGggcgaggaggaagaggaagaaaacagtaAGGAGGAGACtgaagatgaagacaaagatataaaagcttcaacagactcctcctcccctcccccttcctcctcttcctccccctctaaGCCTTTCTCCTGTCGCTGGTGTAAGAAGGGTTTTGCCTACAAGTGTCGAATGCTGGCCCACGTGAAGCGCTGCCCCATGTCCCAGGAATGTGAGCAGCAGTGTCCACAGTGCCCCAAGAAGCTGGCCAATCAGCGGGCCCTGCAGCGCCACCGGGCCGAAGCTCACCGCAACACCACACGTGTGAAGAAGAAGGTGGCCTGTGACCTCTGTGGACGGACCTTCGCCCACCCATCAG GAATGATTTACCACAAACGGACAGAGCACTTTGAAGAAAAGCCGTTTGCTTGTGAGGAATGTGGCGCAAAGTTCGGTGCCAACTCGTCTCTGAAGAATCACATGCGGCTGCACACAGGAGAGAAGCCCTACCACTGCAAACACTGTGACATGACCTTCAGTGTGGCTGCTGCACTCGCATACCACACCAAGAAGAAACACTCTGagg GGaagatgtatgtgtgtcagtACTGCAAGGCCGTCTTTGCCCAGTCCATTGAGCTGACGCGTCACGTGCGAACACACACCGGTGATCGTCCGTATGTGTGTCGGGAGTGTGGTAAAGGCTACAGCCAGGCCAGTGGACTGACTGTCCACCTGCACACCTTCCACA ACCTGTCAGAGCCTCATGACTGTCAGAAGTGCTGCCTCAGCTTCTCCTCGCTGGATGAGCATCGGCAGCACATCCAGGAGTTCCACCCGAAGGAGTTCCACAAGTGTCCCACCTGCAACAAAGTGTTCACCAGTGCCGGCCTCTTGGAcaaacacaaaggcacacaTACTGGAGCCAAGCCCTTCAGCTGCGAACTCTGCAACAAGTCCTATCAG CAACTGTCAGGGCTGTGGTACCATAACAGGACCAACCACCCTGATGTGTTTGCGAGCCACACCCGTCAGCTCAAGACCCTGGTCCAGTGTGATGTTTGTTTCAAGTTCTTCCCGAGCGCCACCAGTGTGGCCAAACACCGAGCTTCTGAGCACCAAG GctcagcggcggcggcggtgcAGTGTCCATGCTGCCCGGCCGTGTTGGgcggagaggaggagctgcaggaacaCGTCAGCAGCCAGCACATTGGCCAGAGCAGTGAGGCATTGAGCTGCCTCCTCTGCTCCCTGGTCTGCAGCacacagctggagctgcaggagcacCTGTTCTCCTGCCACATGGacacacaggaggagcaggaggctgGGGAGGAGCAGGCCTCCACCTCCCACACG GTGATTTCAGCAGATCCCACAGATGGGGAGGGGGCGGAGCCAGTCACCCCTGAGGAGCAGACTCAGCTGGCAGCTACCCAGCAGGTTTTTGTGGCTCTGGCAGGTGGAAGAGAGGGCGGCTCATCAGCGGAGGTGGTGGAGGTCAACATGTACGACCTGCTGAACAACTCAGTCACCTTCATCTGTGAGGACAAACCAGCAGGCCCTCAGTCTTAA